Proteins encoded together in one Bacteroides ovatus window:
- a CDS encoding 1-deoxy-D-xylulose-5-phosphate synthase: MYLENIYSPADVKKLSEKELNELGGEIRAALLQKLSEHGGHFGPNFGMVEATIALHYVFNSPKDKIVFDVSHQSYVHKMLTGRKDAFLHPEKYDNVSGYTEPQESEHDFFIIGHTSTSVSLASGLAKGRDLTGGNENIIAVIGDGSLSGGEAFEGLDYVAELGTNMIIIVNDNQMSIAENHGGLYKNLKELRDSNGQCECNFFKAMGLDYIYVNDGNDVQALIEAFSKVKDIQHPIVVHINTLKGKGYERAEQDKETYHWRTPFNPETGEAKVNYEEEDYSEVTAQYLLKKMEEDSRVVTITSGTPAVLGFTPDRRKEAGKQFVDVGIAEEHAVALASGIAANGGKPVYGVYSTFIQRSYDQLSQDLCINNNPAVLLVFWGTLSGMNDVTHLCFFDIPLISNIPNMVYLAPTCKEEYLAMLEWSIRQNEYPVAIRVPATDVITCGEPVETDYSVLNRYKVTHRGSKVAILALGSFYGLGQSVASLLKEKANIDATLINPRYITGVDNELMDELKADHELVITLEDGVLDGGFGEKIARYYGATNMKVLNFGAKKEFVDRYDIQEFLRANHLTDEQIVEDITAVIG, translated from the coding sequence AAAAGAGCTAAACGAATTAGGTGGAGAAATCCGTGCAGCACTCCTGCAAAAATTAAGTGAGCATGGCGGGCATTTCGGACCTAATTTCGGAATGGTGGAAGCAACGATTGCTTTACATTATGTATTCAATTCGCCCAAAGACAAAATTGTATTTGACGTATCGCACCAGAGTTATGTACACAAGATGCTGACCGGTCGTAAAGATGCGTTCCTTCATCCGGAAAAATACGACAACGTATCAGGTTATACCGAACCGCAAGAAAGTGAACATGACTTCTTCATCATTGGACATACTTCCACTTCTGTCAGTCTGGCCAGCGGATTGGCAAAGGGACGTGACCTTACAGGCGGCAATGAAAATATCATAGCCGTCATAGGGGATGGTTCTTTAAGCGGAGGTGAAGCTTTCGAAGGATTGGATTATGTAGCAGAGCTTGGTACTAACATGATTATTATTGTCAATGACAATCAGATGTCTATTGCCGAAAATCACGGTGGACTATATAAGAACCTGAAAGAATTGCGTGACAGCAACGGTCAGTGCGAATGTAACTTCTTCAAGGCTATGGGTCTGGATTATATATATGTAAATGACGGTAACGATGTACAGGCGTTGATTGAAGCATTCTCCAAAGTGAAAGATATTCAGCATCCGATAGTAGTACACATCAACACTTTGAAAGGTAAAGGTTATGAACGTGCCGAACAGGATAAAGAGACTTATCACTGGCGCACTCCATTCAATCCGGAAACCGGAGAAGCAAAAGTCAATTATGAGGAAGAAGATTACAGCGAAGTAACCGCTCAATATCTGCTGAAAAAGATGGAAGAAGATTCTCGTGTGGTGACAATCACTTCGGGTACTCCTGCCGTTCTCGGATTCACTCCGGACCGCCGCAAGGAAGCTGGCAAACAGTTTGTAGATGTCGGCATTGCAGAAGAACACGCAGTAGCTCTTGCTTCGGGTATCGCAGCCAATGGCGGAAAACCTGTTTACGGAGTGTATAGTACATTTATCCAACGTTCATACGATCAACTTTCGCAAGACCTCTGTATCAATAATAACCCGGCTGTTTTGTTGGTATTCTGGGGAACACTGTCCGGAATGAATGATGTAACTCACCTCTGCTTCTTCGATATTCCGCTCATCAGCAATATTCCTAATATGGTTTATCTGGCACCGACTTGCAAAGAGGAATATCTTGCTATGCTAGAATGGAGTATCCGCCAAAATGAATACCCGGTTGCTATCCGTGTACCGGCAACAGATGTAATTACTTGTGGGGAACCGGTGGAGACTGATTATAGTGTTCTCAATCGCTATAAAGTGACGCATCGTGGATCAAAAGTAGCCATTCTTGCTTTAGGTTCGTTCTATGGATTGGGACAGTCGGTTGCATCACTTCTGAAAGAAAAAGCCAATATTGACGCAACACTCATCAATCCGCGTTACATCACCGGTGTAGACAACGAACTGATGGATGAACTGAAAGCAGATCACGAATTAGTGATTACGTTGGAAGACGGTGTATTGGATGGCGGTTTCGGTGAAAAGATTGCCCGTTATTATGGTGCTACAAACATGAAAGTTCTGAACTTTGGAGCTAAAAAAGAATTTGTTGACCGATATGATATACAGGAGTTTCTCCGTGCCAATCATCTGACGGATGAACAGATTGTAGAAGATATCACAGCAGTGATCGGTTAA